The following proteins are co-located in the Chitinispirillum alkaliphilum genome:
- a CDS encoding RNA polymerase sigma factor yields MQQQRNDDQELFDLWLRGDPRGFSQLYDKYKNRVFGFLVRMTGDREIAEDLLQETFFAALRNAEQFDRSRSFLSWLFGIAHKRTIDYFRHAKVETDHKEDTGGSVGSKIESPEQQLSNQSLRDLINEAVETLDPLQREVFLLRELGGVPFKEIAEIMDCPINTALGRMRLALKNIRKELKKRGINGVQ; encoded by the coding sequence ATGCAGCAACAAAGAAATGATGATCAGGAGCTGTTTGATCTTTGGCTAAGGGGAGATCCTCGGGGATTCTCTCAACTTTATGATAAGTACAAAAACCGTGTTTTCGGGTTTTTGGTTCGCATGACCGGTGACAGGGAGATTGCAGAGGATCTTTTACAAGAGACCTTCTTTGCAGCCCTAAGAAATGCCGAGCAGTTTGATCGATCCAGAAGTTTTTTAAGCTGGCTATTTGGAATTGCTCACAAAAGAACGATCGATTACTTCCGTCATGCGAAAGTTGAAACAGATCATAAAGAGGACACCGGAGGATCGGTGGGGAGTAAAATTGAATCACCCGAACAACAGTTATCAAATCAGTCACTGCGGGATTTGATAAATGAGGCGGTTGAAACACTCGACCCCCTGCAGAGAGAGGTGTTTTTGCTCAGAGAGCTTGGCGGTGTACCTTTTAAGGAGATTGCAGAAATTATGGATTGTCCGATAAATACAGCGCTTGGACGGATGCGTCTGGCATTGAAGAATATTAGGAAGGAATTGAAAAAAAGGGGGATCAATGGTGTGCAGTAA
- a CDS encoding 1-phosphofructokinase — MIYCGLLNPAVDLCLKLDRFEMGNTLLDLPSRVVPSGKGINVARVIKALGEDVCVAALMPENDSLRFSSFLTDLGIKPLFFETPGSARINVTLSEEKSACVSHLNCSSSQVPLRVQEEFLQFISGHINKSDQWCFSGSIPSGFEKDIYARIVNICHSKGADTLVDTRGDALKHGIRARPLIIKPNITELEEYFEEPVHGVHHMALKGKRFIDMGISYVFISLGADGMIALHKNDCLLCSPPSVRAVSTVGCGDALVAGVVVALKRKFSFPEICRMAVACGASNAVHEEPGVVTRDEIWQLMEDVQVNAV, encoded by the coding sequence TTGATTTATTGTGGTTTGCTTAATCCTGCTGTCGATTTATGTCTTAAGCTTGATAGATTTGAAATGGGAAACACTTTGTTGGATCTGCCTTCAAGAGTGGTCCCATCCGGTAAAGGCATTAATGTTGCGAGGGTTATAAAGGCTCTGGGAGAGGATGTCTGTGTGGCTGCTCTTATGCCTGAGAATGATAGCCTGAGGTTCAGCTCTTTTTTGACAGATTTGGGAATAAAGCCGCTCTTTTTTGAAACTCCGGGAAGCGCAAGGATAAATGTGACTCTCTCTGAGGAAAAAAGTGCCTGTGTATCGCATCTGAATTGTTCCTCCTCTCAGGTGCCGCTTCGTGTACAGGAAGAGTTTCTTCAGTTTATCTCCGGACATATCAACAAATCTGATCAGTGGTGTTTTTCCGGCAGTATACCTTCGGGGTTTGAAAAAGATATTTATGCCAGAATTGTAAATATCTGCCACAGTAAAGGTGCCGATACACTTGTTGATACCAGAGGTGATGCTCTCAAGCATGGGATAAGGGCAAGACCTCTGATTATCAAACCCAACATCACTGAGCTGGAGGAGTATTTTGAGGAGCCTGTTCATGGTGTTCACCACATGGCTCTGAAGGGTAAAAGATTTATCGATATGGGTATTTCCTATGTGTTTATATCTCTTGGTGCAGATGGTATGATTGCGTTGCATAAAAATGATTGTCTGCTCTGCTCGCCCCCGTCGGTCAGGGCTGTAAGCACTGTGGGGTGCGGGGATGCACTTGTTGCAGGGGTCGTTGTGGCATTGAAAAGAAAATTCTCGTTTCCTGAAATCTGCAGGATGGCAGTTGCTTGTGGTGCTTCAAATGCTGTGCATGAGGAGCCTGGGGTTGTGACCAGGGATGAGATATGGCAGCTCATGGAAGATGTGCAGGTGAATGCAGTTTAG
- a CDS encoding NAD-dependent epimerase/dehydratase, translating to MKRILVTGGAGFLGSHLCEFLVKQGHDVICLDNFFTGRKYNVEHLMDYHNFELMRHDITIPVFLEVDQIYNLACPASPVHYQYNAVKTIKTSVMGAINVLGLAKRVKARVLQASTSEVYGDPTEHPQKETYWGNVNPIGLRSCYDEGKRVAETLFFDYHRMNSVDIRVMRIFNTYGPRMHPDDGRVVSNFIVQALEKKDITVYGDGSQTRSFCYVDDLVRGMIGLMNTENVRGPINVGNPREFTIKELAEKVIELTGSSSKIIYKPLPSDDPKQRKPDITLAQEFLNWSPQVMLGEGLEKTIEYFRKESCEL from the coding sequence ATGAAAAGAATTTTGGTTACCGGAGGTGCAGGATTTCTGGGTTCTCACCTGTGTGAATTCCTTGTAAAGCAGGGGCATGATGTTATTTGTTTGGATAATTTTTTCACCGGAAGAAAGTATAATGTGGAGCATCTGATGGATTATCACAATTTTGAGCTGATGCGCCATGATATCACCATTCCGGTTTTTCTTGAAGTAGATCAGATTTACAACCTTGCCTGTCCCGCTTCACCAGTTCACTATCAGTACAATGCTGTCAAAACGATAAAAACTTCGGTGATGGGTGCGATTAACGTACTTGGACTTGCCAAAAGGGTCAAAGCCAGAGTGCTTCAGGCTTCCACTTCTGAGGTCTACGGGGATCCAACTGAGCACCCACAGAAAGAGACATATTGGGGAAATGTGAACCCTATTGGGCTGCGCTCCTGTTATGATGAAGGGAAGAGAGTGGCTGAAACGCTGTTTTTTGACTATCACAGAATGAACAGTGTCGATATAAGGGTGATGAGAATTTTTAATACCTATGGCCCAAGAATGCATCCCGATGATGGGAGGGTTGTTTCGAATTTTATCGTTCAGGCTCTCGAAAAGAAAGACATAACCGTGTATGGGGACGGAAGTCAAACCCGCTCTTTTTGTTATGTCGATGATCTTGTCAGGGGTATGATCGGGTTGATGAATACAGAAAATGTCAGGGGGCCGATAAATGTCGGTAATCCGCGCGAATTTACAATCAAGGAACTGGCCGAAAAAGTCATAGAACTTACCGGCAGTTCATCCAAAATTATTTATAAACCTCTGCCCTCTGATGACCCTAAGCAGCGTAAACCTGATATCACTTTAGCTCAGGAGTTCCTCAACTGGAGCCCTCAGGTGATGCTAGGGGAGGGATTGGAAAAAACAATAGAGTATTTTAGAAAAGAGTCTTGTGAATTATAA